The Pontibacter sp. SGAir0037 DNA segment AGCTACTGGCGCAGCTCCGCAAGATTCAGAGAATGATTGACGGGTTTAAGAAAAAATGAAATAACGAGATTAAGAACAAGTCTTAAGTCTTGTGTCTTACGTCTTGTGTCCAAAATAAAAGATTAGCAAAATGGCAGATCAAACTAAAACCCAAACCATAAAAGGTGGAGAATTCCTGATAAAGGAAACGAACCCACAGGAGGTATTTACTCCTGCAGAATTTAATGAAGAGCAGCAAATGATGGCGCAGACCTGCCGCGATTTTGTGCGCGACGAGGTATACCCACTGCTGGAGCGGCTCGACAACCACGAAGAGGGCCTGATGGAGAACCTGATGAAAAAGGCAGGGGAACTGGGGCTGTTCGCCGTGTCAATACCGGAACAGTACGGCGGCCTGAATATGGATTTCAATACCGCTTTATTGGTGACTGAGTCTGTAGGGGGAGGCCATTCATTCCCGGTTGCTTTTGCGGCACACACAGGTATTGGTACCTTGCCAATCCTGTACTTCGGCACAGAGGAACAAAAGCAGAAGTATATTCCAAAGCTGGTAAGCGGCGAGTGGATGTCGGCTTACTGTTTAACTGAACCGGGTTCCGGATCAGATGCACTGGCAGCAAAAACGAAAGCTGTGTTGAATGAAGCCGGTACGCACTATATCCTCAATGGCCAGAAAATGTGGATTACCAACGCTGGCTTTGCCGATGTGTTTGTAGTGTTTGCACAAATAGATGGCGACAAGTTTACAGGCTTTATCGTGGAACGCAATTTCCCTGGTGTAAGCCTTGGCAACGAGGAACATAAAATGGGTATCAAAGGATCTTCTACGCGCCAGGTTTTTTTCGAAGACTGTGAAGTGCCTGTGGAGAATGTATTAGGTGAGATTGGTAAAGGCCATTTAATTGCTTTTAATATCCTGAATATTGGCCGTATTAAGCTTGCTGCTGCAACGTTGGGAGCATCTAAGCATGTAGCCGATCTGTCGGTAAAGTATGCGAATGAGCGGCAGCAGTTTAAATTACCTATCTCTAAGTTTGGCGCTATACGCCATAAGCTGGCAGAGCAGGCTATCCGCATCTATGCTGTAGAATCGGCTTTGTATCGAGCCGGTATGGATATTTACCGCATGGAGCAGGAGCTGATGGGGCAGGGCAAAGGTGAAAACGAGGCCCTGCTGGGAGCAGCCCGCGAGTTCGCTGTTGAATGTGCCATGCTGAAGGTAGAAGGATCAGAAGTGCTGGATTTTGTAGTAGATGAGGGTGTACAGATTTATGGTGGTTATGGCTTCTCTGCCGATTACCCCATGGACCGTGCCTACCGCGATTCCCGTATCAATCGCATTTTTGAAGGCACCAACGAAATCAACCGCATGCTTACTGTGGATATGATTTTGAAAAAAGCCATGAAAGGAGAACTCGACCTGATGGGGCCGGCACAGGCGGTGCAGCAGGAACTGATGGCTATACCTGATTTCGGTTCTGAAGAAGAAGGTCTGTTTACGGCAGAACATAAAACAATCAGTAACCTGAAGAAAGCTATCCTGTTAGTGGCCGGAACAGCTGTGCAGAAATATATGAACTCTCTGGCAAAAGAGCAGGAAATTCTGATGAATGTAGCTGACATGGCGATAAAGACATATGTAGCAGAA contains these protein-coding regions:
- a CDS encoding acyl-CoA dehydrogenase family protein, translated to MADQTKTQTIKGGEFLIKETNPQEVFTPAEFNEEQQMMAQTCRDFVRDEVYPLLERLDNHEEGLMENLMKKAGELGLFAVSIPEQYGGLNMDFNTALLVTESVGGGHSFPVAFAAHTGIGTLPILYFGTEEQKQKYIPKLVSGEWMSAYCLTEPGSGSDALAAKTKAVLNEAGTHYILNGQKMWITNAGFADVFVVFAQIDGDKFTGFIVERNFPGVSLGNEEHKMGIKGSSTRQVFFEDCEVPVENVLGEIGKGHLIAFNILNIGRIKLAAATLGASKHVADLSVKYANERQQFKLPISKFGAIRHKLAEQAIRIYAVESALYRAGMDIYRMEQELMGQGKGENEALLGAAREFAVECAMLKVEGSEVLDFVVDEGVQIYGGYGFSADYPMDRAYRDSRINRIFEGTNEINRMLTVDMILKKAMKGELDLMGPAQAVQQELMAIPDFGSEEEGLFTAEHKTISNLKKAILLVAGTAVQKYMNSLAKEQEILMNVADMAIKTYVAESTLLRVEKLVADQGEDAVANEMDIVRVVVNDAADIAFKAGKEAIAAMAEGDEQRLLFMGLKRFTKKDLYNTKEARRRIAAKLIEANEFVY